Proteins encoded together in one uncultured Desulfosarcina sp. window:
- a CDS encoding pyridoxal phosphate-dependent aminotransferase, translating to MTTTNYLSDRTHEVEWSGIRIMFALAEEVPDVVNLGIGQPDFDTPEFIRDAAKTALDEGYTRYPPAKGFADLRRAIARKVKEENGLTADPDTEVYVAVGAMQVIFNTCLHLLNAGDEVIVTDPGYDYYSQIRLFGGVPVPVATHESNGFKVDPADIRAAITDKTKLMILNTPCNPTGAIFDEEILREIAAMAIENDIWVLSDEPYEHILFDGHRHTSIGSLEGMAERTISAFTLSKSYAMTGWRVGYTVAPKAVIDEMEKLMEHMVSGVTAVAQRAALAAITAPQDCVRGMVATYAKRRELVYEGLNAIDGIGCIKPESTFYAFPNISSCGLSSWDFAKYLVKEHQVAVVPGSIFGKAGEGYVRLSFAAGMEQLQEGIDRIGRGVAALKK from the coding sequence ATGACAACGACCAATTATCTGTCCGACCGCACCCATGAGGTGGAGTGGTCGGGCATCCGCATCATGTTTGCCCTGGCCGAAGAGGTCCCTGATGTCGTCAACCTGGGCATCGGCCAGCCCGACTTCGACACACCCGAGTTCATTCGTGACGCCGCCAAAACGGCCCTGGACGAGGGATACACCCGCTATCCCCCGGCCAAGGGGTTTGCCGACCTGCGCCGGGCCATCGCCCGCAAGGTGAAGGAAGAAAACGGCCTTACTGCCGATCCGGACACGGAGGTCTATGTGGCCGTGGGCGCCATGCAGGTGATCTTCAACACCTGCCTGCACCTGCTCAATGCCGGGGACGAGGTGATCGTCACCGATCCGGGGTACGACTACTACTCCCAGATCCGCCTTTTCGGCGGCGTGCCGGTGCCCGTGGCCACCCACGAATCCAACGGGTTCAAGGTCGATCCGGCCGATATCCGGGCCGCCATCACGGACAAGACCAAGTTGATGATCCTCAACACCCCCTGCAACCCCACCGGGGCGATTTTCGACGAGGAAATCCTGCGGGAAATCGCCGCTATGGCCATCGAGAACGACATCTGGGTACTCTCGGATGAACCCTACGAGCACATCCTGTTCGACGGCCACCGGCATACGAGCATCGGTTCTCTGGAAGGGATGGCCGAACGCACCATCTCGGCCTTCACCCTTTCCAAGTCGTACGCCATGACCGGTTGGCGGGTGGGGTACACAGTGGCCCCCAAAGCGGTCATCGACGAGATGGAAAAACTGATGGAACACATGGTCTCGGGTGTAACCGCCGTGGCCCAGCGCGCCGCCCTGGCCGCCATCACCGCGCCCCAGGACTGTGTGCGGGGAATGGTCGCCACCTATGCCAAGCGGCGCGAACTGGTCTACGAGGGCCTCAACGCCATCGACGGCATCGGGTGCATCAAACCGGAATCGACCTTTTACGCCTTTCCCAACATCTCCTCGTGCGGTCTCTCTTCCTGGGATTTTGCCAAGTACCTGGTCAAGGAGCACCAGGTGGCCGTCGTTCCCGGCAGTATTTTCGGCAAGGCCGGCGAAGGCTATGTCCGGCTCTCTTTTGCCGCCGGCATGGAGCAGTTGCAGGAGGGAATCGACCGCATCGGCCGGGGAGTAGCGGCCCTCAAGAAATGA
- a CDS encoding M24 family metallopeptidase yields MALFAKEEYLNRLKRTKARMGEAGIDVLVSSDPANMNYLTGYDGWSFYVPQCVVVSLDADTPIWIGRNMDVAGARHTTFLPESDIIGYPENYIQTLERHPMNFVGDVIAERGWGQKTVGVEMDAYYFSARGYAELQKHLPGARFANADLLVNWVRLIKSDAEIALMREAGQIANRVMTTAIERLEPGVRECDAVAAVYQAQMSGTAEFGGDYPAIVPMMPTGEKTSAPHLTWTDAPYENEQMVNLELAACRHRYHCPIARTAYLGKNPPAKLVELAERTVEGLNLTLESIRPDMRAEEVERVWRKHIAKFGLEKESRIGYAMGLNYPPDWGEHTASLRPGDQTVLKPNMTFHMILGMWMDNYGFECSESFRVSENGCETFSSVPRKLFVKE; encoded by the coding sequence ATGGCCCTGTTTGCCAAAGAAGAATATCTCAATCGACTGAAGCGGACCAAAGCGCGCATGGGCGAGGCCGGAATCGACGTGCTGGTATCCTCGGATCCGGCCAACATGAACTACCTGACCGGCTACGACGGCTGGTCCTTTTACGTGCCCCAGTGCGTGGTGGTCAGCCTGGATGCCGACACTCCGATCTGGATCGGACGCAACATGGACGTGGCCGGCGCCCGGCACACGACGTTCCTTCCCGAATCCGATATCATCGGCTATCCCGAGAACTACATCCAGACCCTGGAACGGCATCCCATGAATTTCGTGGGGGACGTCATCGCCGAGCGCGGCTGGGGTCAAAAGACCGTGGGCGTGGAGATGGACGCCTATTACTTTTCGGCCAGGGGCTATGCAGAGTTGCAGAAGCACCTGCCCGGCGCCCGTTTCGCCAATGCCGACCTGCTGGTCAACTGGGTCCGCCTGATCAAATCGGACGCCGAGATCGCCCTGATGCGCGAGGCCGGCCAGATCGCCAACCGGGTTATGACCACGGCCATCGAGCGATTGGAACCGGGCGTTCGCGAGTGCGACGCCGTGGCCGCCGTCTATCAGGCCCAGATGTCGGGAACCGCCGAATTCGGCGGCGACTACCCGGCCATCGTGCCCATGATGCCTACAGGCGAAAAGACATCGGCCCCCCATCTGACCTGGACGGATGCTCCCTATGAGAATGAGCAGATGGTCAACCTGGAACTGGCCGCCTGCCGGCACCGCTACCACTGCCCCATCGCTCGCACGGCCTACCTGGGCAAAAATCCGCCGGCCAAGCTGGTGGAACTGGCCGAGCGCACCGTGGAAGGGCTCAACCTCACCCTGGAATCCATCCGACCCGACATGCGTGCAGAAGAGGTGGAACGGGTCTGGCGCAAGCACATCGCCAAATTCGGCCTGGAGAAAGAATCGCGCATCGGTTACGCCATGGGCCTCAATTACCCGCCGGACTGGGGCGAGCACACCGCCAGCCTGCGCCCCGGCGATCAAACTGTTCTGAAACCCAACATGACCTTTCACATGATCCTGGGCATGTGGATGGACAACTACGGTTTCGAATGCAGCGAATCCTTTCGCGTTAGCGAGAACGGATGCGAAACCTTTTCCTCCGTACCCCGGAAACTCTTCGTCAAAGAGTAA
- a CDS encoding aspartate/glutamate racemase family protein: MIYRARPGQASSGEVIGILLLDTSVPFIPGDVANATTYDFPVRFRKVEGFSVARAIGKDPAIYEALLAAARDLVDQGVRAVTGDCGFMAFHQRHLAEDLSVPVFLSSLLQIPFILSILGGEKKVGVITADSRSLDAALLAAMGIDDTSRIVVEGLETRKAFYRFAIEESGTLDPAEVEAEMVDAGRKLVAGDDAIGALLLECSLLPPYAAAVQAAVHLPVFDYVTMINFVFSAMVRRPYKGFI, translated from the coding sequence ATGATCTACCGGGCCAGACCAGGGCAGGCGAGCAGCGGCGAAGTCATCGGCATTTTGCTGCTGGACACCTCGGTGCCCTTCATACCGGGGGACGTGGCCAATGCCACGACCTACGATTTCCCGGTGCGTTTTCGCAAAGTCGAGGGCTTTTCCGTGGCGCGGGCCATCGGCAAGGATCCTGCGATATACGAAGCTTTGCTTGCCGCGGCCCGGGATCTGGTCGATCAGGGCGTGCGGGCGGTGACCGGTGACTGCGGTTTCATGGCCTTTCACCAGCGGCATCTGGCCGAGGACCTGTCGGTTCCGGTATTTCTCTCCAGCCTGCTGCAGATTCCGTTCATCCTCTCGATCCTGGGAGGTGAGAAGAAAGTCGGCGTCATTACGGCCGACAGCCGCAGCCTGGACGCGGCGCTGCTGGCCGCCATGGGCATAGACGATACAAGCCGGATCGTGGTCGAAGGGCTGGAGACCCGGAAAGCGTTCTACCGCTTTGCCATCGAAGAATCGGGAACCCTGGATCCGGCTGAGGTGGAGGCCGAGATGGTCGATGCCGGGCGGAAGCTGGTGGCCGGAGACGATGCCATCGGCGCCCTGCTGCTGGAGTGCAGCCTGTTGCCGCCCTACGCAGCGGCCGTGCAGGCGGCGGTTCATCTGCCGGTTTTCGATTATGTTACGATGATCAACTTCGTATTTTCGGCCATGGTCAGACGGCCATACAAGGGCTTTATTTAA
- a CDS encoding amidohydrolase: MDKQISEQIEACRDELIALRRDFHQHPELGFEEHRTAQVIEAYLQDLGMATCRVARTGVVALLEGSGPGPVLMLRADMDALPVTEENEFAYRSQNPGVMHACGHDAHMAMLLVAAKILSQHTNAFAGTIKFVFQPNEEIAGALCMIEEGVLESPTVDAVMGLHVWTPVPSGRIGITAGPVMGGLDVFKMTIFGKGGHTGVPEDAVDPIAAAANLIQTVQMIQTREISNLKSTIIMFGRICGGTKSNIIPDQVELEGSIRFLYKGGPDSEEQPTERFVRIAEQVCHTHRCTCNIEIVHENIPLINDPHMTALARKTAADVFGYPAAVIDNVTMASEDFSEFSERVPGVFMFLGTGNAQKGTTVSHHNPRFDIDEDVLPSGVAMHVHGALNYFNASDNGKGGERTAQHSSEQ; encoded by the coding sequence ATGGACAAGCAGATATCCGAACAGATCGAAGCCTGCCGGGACGAACTGATCGCGCTGCGCAGGGATTTCCACCAGCATCCCGAGCTGGGATTCGAAGAGCATCGCACCGCACAGGTGATCGAAGCCTACCTTCAGGACCTGGGGATGGCCACCTGCCGGGTTGCCAGGACCGGGGTAGTCGCCCTGCTGGAAGGATCGGGTCCCGGTCCGGTGCTGATGCTCAGGGCCGATATGGACGCTTTGCCGGTGACCGAGGAAAACGAGTTCGCGTACCGTTCCCAAAATCCGGGGGTGATGCACGCCTGCGGCCACGATGCCCACATGGCCATGCTGCTGGTGGCGGCCAAGATTTTGTCGCAGCACACGAACGCCTTTGCGGGAACGATTAAATTCGTTTTCCAGCCCAACGAGGAGATCGCCGGCGCCCTTTGCATGATCGAAGAGGGCGTTCTTGAAAGTCCCACGGTCGATGCGGTCATGGGCCTGCACGTCTGGACGCCGGTTCCTTCCGGACGGATCGGCATCACCGCCGGCCCGGTGATGGGCGGCCTGGACGTGTTCAAGATGACCATTTTCGGAAAAGGGGGGCACACCGGCGTTCCCGAAGATGCCGTGGATCCCATTGCGGCAGCGGCCAACCTGATCCAGACCGTCCAGATGATCCAGACCCGCGAGATCAGCAACCTCAAGTCCACCATCATCATGTTCGGACGCATCTGCGGCGGCACCAAGAGCAACATCATCCCCGATCAGGTGGAGCTGGAAGGTTCCATCCGCTTTCTCTACAAAGGGGGGCCGGACAGCGAGGAGCAACCCACCGAGCGGTTCGTCCGCATCGCCGAGCAGGTTTGCCATACCCACCGCTGCACCTGCAATATCGAGATCGTCCACGAGAACATTCCATTGATCAATGATCCACACATGACTGCCCTGGCCCGCAAGACCGCGGCCGACGTTTTCGGCTACCCGGCGGCCGTGATCGACAACGTCACCATGGCCAGCGAGGATTTTTCCGAGTTCAGCGAACGCGTCCCCGGCGTGTTCATGTTTCTGGGAACCGGCAATGCCCAAAAGGGCACGACCGTTTCCCACCACAACCCGCGCTTTGACATCGATGAAGACGTCCTACCCAGCGGGGTCGCCATGCACGTGCACGGCGCCTTGAATTATTTCAACGCAAGCGACAATGGAAAAGGAGGTGAGCGCACAGCCCAACATTCATCCGAGCAATAA
- the dctP gene encoding TRAP transporter substrate-binding protein DctP, with the protein MKKMMRLKMVKSLLTAVLIITATSIGLQAAEWKYAMGEGESDPQGIYAMAFKSYIEENSRHTIKIYPVGSLGEETDMLEQTRAGILQFLGQSTGYMGGTIPEMDLFTLPYVMPTDTKQLDYFFKNSKVINEMLPEIFREHGLELLSIFPEGEMAVTTLVPFHSPEDLKGKKMRVMPGSPILVETYEAFGASPVPMSWGDLIGALKTKMVDGQENPTVWIQAYDLDNLTNVLTYTGHGHFNASASANKKFFDGLSNRDKKLVRAAAEHAHQTILEEAQKLDAYGLGRIVRTNPSYKIVTLTEEERAPFKKAAEAVQASFASKSASNKKVLDQMMKDLKEAEANAK; encoded by the coding sequence ATGAAAAAGATGATGCGTTTAAAAATGGTTAAGTCTTTGCTTACGGCAGTTCTGATAATCACAGCGACAAGTATTGGCCTGCAGGCAGCAGAATGGAAGTATGCCATGGGAGAGGGAGAGAGCGACCCCCAGGGCATCTATGCGATGGCATTCAAGAGCTATATCGAGGAAAATTCCAGGCATACCATCAAGATCTATCCGGTCGGAAGCCTCGGCGAAGAGACTGATATGCTGGAACAGACCCGGGCCGGAATCCTTCAGTTTTTGGGACAATCCACCGGTTATATGGGCGGTACGATTCCGGAGATGGATCTGTTCACCCTGCCTTATGTTATGCCGACCGATACGAAACAGCTCGATTACTTTTTCAAGAATTCAAAAGTAATCAACGAAATGCTTCCTGAAATTTTCAGAGAACACGGGCTTGAGCTGCTCTCTATCTTCCCTGAAGGCGAGATGGCGGTGACAACCCTTGTGCCTTTTCACTCACCGGAAGATTTAAAGGGCAAAAAAATGCGCGTGATGCCGGGGTCCCCCATCCTGGTCGAGACCTACGAAGCGTTCGGCGCTTCACCGGTTCCCATGAGCTGGGGCGATCTGATTGGCGCCCTAAAAACCAAAATGGTAGATGGCCAGGAAAACCCGACGGTATGGATTCAAGCGTATGATCTGGACAATTTGACAAACGTTCTGACATATACCGGACACGGACACTTCAACGCATCCGCGTCAGCAAATAAAAAATTTTTTGATGGCCTGAGCAATCGAGATAAAAAACTTGTTCGCGCAGCGGCTGAGCATGCTCACCAGACGATCCTGGAAGAGGCTCAGAAGCTGGATGCTTATGGCCTCGGCCGCATTGTCAGAACCAACCCGAGCTATAAAATCGTGACCCTTACCGAAGAAGAACGCGCGCCGTTTAAAAAAGCGGCAGAAGCGGTTCAAGCTTCATTCGCATCAAAAAGCGCTTCAAACAAAAAAGTCTTGGATCAGATGATGAAAGACCTGAAAGAAGCCGAGGCAAACGCCAAATAA
- a CDS encoding TRAP transporter small permease: protein MDEVEAKATNPILRVLDFTDGLISKFEGIMLALGVIAMTINTIAAVISRYVFNSAITFTDELNMIFIVVVTYAGLSYAARNGRHIRMSAIYDSLSAKARKVLMIVMASVTSAFMFLLSFYSYYYIVEVYESGRILPALGLPVFYIYLWAPVGFFLTGLQYAFTVVKNLTESDVYLSTHIKDGYSDTASDIEM, encoded by the coding sequence ATGGATGAAGTAGAAGCAAAGGCGACCAATCCGATCTTAAGGGTACTCGATTTTACCGATGGGCTCATCAGCAAGTTCGAAGGGATTATGCTGGCACTCGGGGTGATCGCGATGACGATCAACACCATTGCTGCGGTAATCAGCCGGTATGTTTTCAATAGTGCGATTACCTTCACCGATGAACTGAATATGATTTTCATCGTTGTGGTAACCTACGCCGGGCTGAGCTACGCAGCGCGCAATGGACGCCATATCCGAATGTCTGCCATCTATGATTCGTTGTCTGCAAAGGCACGCAAGGTGTTAATGATTGTGATGGCTTCGGTGACGTCGGCGTTTATGTTCCTTCTCTCTTTTTATTCGTACTACTATATTGTTGAAGTCTATGAGAGTGGACGCATTCTGCCGGCATTAGGACTGCCGGTATTTTATATCTACTTGTGGGCGCCCGTTGGTTTTTTTCTGACAGGATTGCAGTACGCGTTTACGGTGGTTAAAAACCTGACCGAAAGCGATGTCTATCTTTCTACTCATATCAAAGATGGATATTCCGACACTGCCAGCGACATTGAGATGTAA